In Drosophila simulans strain w501 chromosome 3R, Prin_Dsim_3.1, whole genome shotgun sequence, a single window of DNA contains:
- the LOC6729964 gene encoding dedicator of cytokinesis protein 3 isoform X1 → MWIPSNNKYGVAIHNWHGDVRFGLALDVGDSVDIVEECKHWYRGSCPRKSRAVGLFPKTYIHIKDLSKIDPVVAECTQVLREWSEIWKRLYVDREAYKFQTLRKVMFSILESRRELLSATMTQDQTLELQMVVVSKIDWGNRKLGLDLVPREGPLAVDPHGIGIVKLYNVHVSSADNAKASSVTMSRGTLRRKTQRKILTHHLYFCMRDFGHRIGGDDAEVYFFLYDGSHMRPLSERFLVKISKDGFSNYIERLHSNCTVFTDLGAADLNEELYLVAVVMRVGKIIQSDSIKKIEKGGTLGHGPTFRRPFGVGVLSLGDIAHFDSSLEQSSDEREYSFKLFQCEEKDFHLLPELIIKKSSGKYSPIQTSQGTQGIVVSLKLLHGGLGQARQEQPLLFQSSTITRKMGFPDVIMPGDVRNDLFLNLERGEFERGGKNTGKNILVTVVVLDVAGNVLTDCLWGASGMESQPQYRSMILYHQNAPSWNEMLRLSVPIDKFSTAHVRFEFRHCSTRDKTEPKLFAFSFARLMDTGGATLGDGLHELYVYKCEDPAKLQVSNYLRLQCRPRDAQAKMDCGGCFSRSSKEVFVLRSLLCSTKLTQNADLLSLLQWRTYPETIQDSLTGVLRLNDEELVKFLQDVLDALFAMFSNEEGNSTQHSGLVFHVLVSIFSLLQSNKFQHFRPVMNEYIENHFAAALVYKGLITSVEHMAVFMTKAEHPDPFQKCFGSLEYIFKLLIQSRKLFARATGGQYEDSFKRDLHSLFTALNGMLAVPSYDVIIPTQEALLNSTGVVLEQLKDTLPAPELGMLARNMLDAIPRGAPIRLIQAKLHAVKDLVSGELFHEDDSRTVVLSVACKHLRMHLSRRDELRLCAEILSEILSQLYDLQKEQRDKVTNTLQHDLDSLCKNILGILIRTISIIMEGSNAVLPQLVSCLLGLLQLLDETHYKRYWDELSPNKDPRDLKEFLSKSLLVYEELLTQDWHVFPNDWLVMKLAANDVLRMSLEEFAKPLVYRFLGPQAFDSQLWWSYFSLAVAFLTQPSLQLEQYREPKRLKILHSHGDMRVLMGFQILSMWSQLGEQKLHFIPSMVGPFLEVTLVPEPALRKATLSVFYDMMQCEQAARGSFRLVESELIDKLDLLISENKGDDEYRELFSTMEHLSLVLLEKVQVENPNWKEAGIAFIASVTRLLERLLDYRSVMQGEENRDKRMTCTVNLLNFYKNEINRKEMYLRYIYKLHNLHLQAENYTEAGFTLKLYASMLSWDRETQSFAPFDNSGQPEWQRKERLYHEILKYFDKGKCWEKGIPLCKELAQLYETRRFDYNKLSEILIQEAKFFQNILTQLRPEPEYFRVGFYGMGLPLFVRNKQFVYRGLEYERIGAFTQRLQTEFPSAQILGNNSPPDNAILNAPDQYIQISNVRPVGDAQALKTAMVPVPEKIARFYEVNDVTRFIYDRPMYKGTVDKDNEFKSLWIERTILEIASPLPGILRWYEVKQKTMQELTPVEYACEIISNAGKELSELIVQYKRDPKRNINPFSMRLQGTIDANVMGGISKYQEAFFSEQFLKSPQGAGQQANVQRLKVLILEQIQILEQALELHGQLAPSGVQPLHNRLLERFSQLKQSLSGMGRLKRQHSESIVNTPLPPLPTEQRVAPATASSSLNANAHSNYVYDLDEIYTRPGDTVRPVDPLSSYQTLSKESLSIPLEDTAAPPVPNRPRSQNFIGNGSMDSPEVPPKRQPTLNSPNAPPLPPRGITPDKRASNPLIFNDFGSGDAVGRRHSQQQQQHGQKYSVVDISYDDPEADQQPHSLPPNFQDGSGGHLSVCFAPNDFRDSGISTTSSRELNHMNLNNLSEDSSSISTITVQHREHCRISSNGSLDYNAAASMNITQRESSTSSFDVEDFPVPPPPIPPKSLAVSSNGVNFSLDEAHSPHPSTQANTTQLNHSQHPNQNHSTNSHHHLQQQNGDGDGYSTLQHPMNGLGLATLPPPPSAVEAPMPASAIASSSSSHQHDGGTF, encoded by the exons ACTGGCGGTGGATCCACATGGCATTGGCATCGTGAAGCTCTACAATGTCCACGTGAGCAGTGCTGATAACGCCAAGGCCTCCTCGGTAACAATG AGTCGGGGAACTTTGAGGAggaagacgcagcgcaagatACTCACCCACCACCTGTACTTTTGCATGCGCGATTTTGGGCATCGGATCGGTGGCGATGATGCGGAGGTCTACTTTTTCCTTTATGATGGCAGTCACATGCGACCGCTGTCCGAACGGTTTCTGGTCAAAATCTCCAAGGATGGTTTCTCCAATTACATTGAAAGGTTGCACAGCAACTGCACGGTGTTCACTGACTTGG GTGCCGCTGATCTCAATGAGGAACTTTACCTGGTGGCGGTGGTCATGCGCGTGGGCAAGATCATTCAGTCGGACTCAATCAAAAAGATCGAGAAGGGTGGCACGTTGGGTCATGGTCCAACCTTCCGTCGACCATTTGGAGTGGGTGTTCTCTCGCTGGGCGACATTGCACACTTCGATAGCAGTCTGGAGCAGTCCTCCGATGAGCGGGAGTATAGCTTCAAGCTGTTCCAGTGCGAGGAGAAGGACTTTCACCTGCTGCCCGAACTGATTATCAAGAAATCGAGCGGGAAGTACTCGCCCATTCAAACGAGTCAGGGAACTCAGGGCATTGTTGTGTCTCTGAAGCTCCTGCACGGTGGGCTGGGTCAGGCGCGTCAGGAGCAGCCGCTGCTCTTCCAGAGCTCTACGATAACCAGGAAGATGGGCTTCCCGGATGTCATCATGCCCGGAGATGTCCGCAACGATCTCTTCCTAAATCTGGAGCGGGGCGAATTCGAGCGCGGTGGAAAGAATACGGGGAAGAATATCCTCGTTACGGTTGTGGTGCTCGATGTGGCAGGTAATGTTCTTACCGACTGCCTTTGGGGTGCCTCCGGCATGGAATCCCAGCCGCAGTACCGGTCCATGATCCTGTACCACCAGAATGCCCCCAGTTGGAATGAGATGTTGCGCCTCAGTGTGCCGATCGACAAGTTTTCAACGGCTCATGTGCGGTTTGAGTTCCGGCACTGTTCGACGAGGGATAAGACGGAACCGAAGCTATTCGCCTTCAGCTTTGCCAGACTAATGGACACCGGAGGTGCCACTTTGGGCGACGGCCTGCACGAGTTGTATGTGTACAAGTGCGAGGATCCCGCAAAGCTTCAGGTATCCAACTATCTGCGGTTGCAGTGTAGACCCCGCGATGCACAGGCCAAAATGGATTGTGGCGGTTGCTTCAGTCGCAGTTCCAAAGAAGTGTTCGTCCTGCGTTCCCTGCTCTGCTCCACGAAGCTGACCCAGAACGCTGACCTTCTCTCGCTGCTGCAGTGGCGCACATATCCCGAAACGATTCAGGACTCGCTGACGGGAGTCCTTCGGCTCAACGATGAAGAGCTGGTCAAGTTCCTGCAGGACGTGCTGGACGCCCTGTTTGCCATGTTCTCCAATGAGGAGGGTAACAGCACCCAGCACTCGGGGCTGGTCTTCCATGTCCTAGTAAGCATCTTCAGCCTGTTGCAGAGCAACAAGTTCCAACATTTTCGGCCGGTGATGAACGAGTACATCGAGAATCATTTTGCGGCTGCTTTGGTTTACAAAGGACTCATCACCTCAGTGGAGCACATGGCCGTGTTCATGACCAAGGCAGAGCACCCAGACCCATTCCAGAAGTGCTTCGGTTCCCTGGAGTACATATTCAAGTTGCTAATCCAGTCGAGGAAACTGTTTGCCAGGGCAACAGGTGGGCAGTATGAGGACTCGTTCAAGCGGGACCTCCACTCTCTTTTTACGGCCCTCAATGGAATGCTGGCTGTGCCCTCGTACGATGTCATTATCCCCACCCAGGAGGCCCTGCTTAATTCGACGGGAGTGGTACTGGAGCAATTGAAGGACACACTGCCCGCTCCAGAGTTGGGCATGCTGGCGCGAAATATGTTGGACGCCATTCCCCGGGGAGCTCCCATTCGGTTAATTCAGGCGAAATTGCATGCTGTCAAGGATCTGGTATCTGGGGAGTTGTTCCACGAGGATG ATTCCCGCACTGTGGTTCTCTCGGTGGCCTGCAAGCACCTGCGCATGCATCTCAGTCGCCGCGATGAACTGCGTCTGTGTGCTGAGATTCTCTCGGAGATTCTTAGCCAACTGTACGATTTACAGAAGGAGCAGCGCGACAAGGTGACCAACACCTTACAGCACGACCTGGACTCTCTGTGCAAAAATATACTGGGCATTCTTATCCGTACTATAAGCATAATAATGGAGGGATCCAATGCAGTTCTGCCGCAGTTGGTTTCCTGTCTCTTGGgcttgctgcagctgctcgacGAGACCCACTACAAGCGCTACTGGGACGAGCTGAGTCCCAACAAAGATCCGCGGGATCTGAAGGAGTTCCTGAGCAAATCACTGTTGGTGTACGAGGAACTGTTGACGCAGGACTGGCATGTGTTCCCCAACGATTGGCTGGTAATGAAACTTGCCGCCAACGATGTGCTGCGCATGTCGCTGGAGGAGTTCGCTAAGCCTCTGGTCTACCGATTCTTGGGACCACAGGCCTTCGATTCGCAGCTCTGGTGGAGCTACTTCAGTCTGGCTGTTGCCTTCTTGACACAGCCCTCCCTGCAGTTGGAGCAATATAGGGAGCCCAAGAGACTGAAGATACTCCACTCGCATGGAGACATGCGGGTGCTCATGGGCTTCCAGATACTCAGCATGTGGTCGCAGCTGGGTGAGCAGAAGCTGCACTTTATTCCATCTATGGTGGGTCCATTCCTGGAGGTCACTTTGGTACCGGAGCCAGCCTTGCGGAAGGCCACACTATCGGTCTTTTACGACATGATGCAGTGCGAGCAG GCTGCTCGTGGTTCGTTCCGCCTGGTGGAGAGCGAACTGATTGACAAGCTGGACCTGCTCATCAGCGAGAACAAGGGCGACGACGAGTACAGGGAGCTGTTCAGCACCAT GGAACATCTCAGCTTGGT TTTGCTGGAGAAAGTCCAAGTGGAGAACCCCAACTGGAAGGAGGCTGGCATCGCTTTCATAGCCTCAGTCACCAGACTTTTGGAGCGCCTTCTGGACTATCGTAGCGTAATGCAGGGCGAGGAAAATCGGGATAAGCGCATGACCTGCACAGTCAATCTCCTTAATTTctataaaaacgaaatcaacCGAAAGGAGATGTATCTGAG atacatttacaaGTTGCACAACCTGCACCTGCAGGCAGAGAATTACACAGAGGCTGGCTTCACTCTGAAACTGTATGCCTCCATGCTGAGTTGGGATCGTGAGACCCAGAGCTTTGCCCCTTTCGATAATAGTGGTCAGCCAGAGTGGCAGCGCAAGGAGCGTCTATACCACGAG ATCCTAAAATACTTCGACAAGGGAAAATGCTGGGAAAAGGGCATTCCTCTGTGCAAGGAGCTGGCTCAACTATACGAAACCCGGCGTTTTGACTATAACAAGTTGAGTGAAATACTCATTCAGGAGGCCAAATTCTTCCAGAATATCCTAACTCAGTTGCGACCGGAACCGGAATACTTCCGGGTGGGATTCTACGGAATGGGTCTGCCACTTTTTGTGCGG AACAAGCAATTTGTGTATCGTGGACTGGAGTACGAGAGAATTGGAGCCTTCACACAGCGTCTGCAAACGGAGTTTCCTAGTGCTCAGATCCTGGGCAACAACAGTCCGCCGGACAACGCCATTCTGAATGCTCCGGATCAGTACATACAGATCAGCAATGTAAGACCTGTTGGGGATGCACAGGCCTTGAAGACCGCAATGGTTCCAGTGCCGGAGAAAATAGCTCGTTTCTACGAGGTCAACGATGTAACCCGATTCATCTACGATCGCCCCATGTACAAGGGAACAGTTGACAAGGACAATGAGTTCAAGTCGTTGTGGATAGAACGCACCATCCTAGAGATTGCTAGTCCACTGCCAGGAATTCTACGCTGGTATGAGGTCAAGCAGAAGACGATGCAGGAGTTAACGCCGGTAGAGTACGCTTGCGAGATTATCAGCAACGCTGGCAAGGAACTGTCCGAGCTGATTGTGCAATATAAGCGCGATCCCAAGAGGAATATTAATCCCTTCTCCATGCGTCTGCAGGGCACAATCGATGCCAATGTCATGGGGGGTATAAGCAAGTACCAGGAGGCTTTCTTCTCCGAGCAGTTCCTCAAATCGCCGCAAGGTGCTGGACAGCAGGCAAATGTGCAGCGGCTGAAGGTACTGATACTGGAGCAGATTCAGATTCTGGAGCAGGCCCTCGAGCTGCACGGTCAGCTGGCGCCCAGTGGTGTCCAGCCTCTGCACAATCGTCTTTTAGAACGCTTTTCCCAGCTAAAGCAAAGTTTATCCGGCATGGGCAGACTGAAACGTCAGCACTCCGAGAGCATTGTAAATACTCCCTTGCCACCGTTGCCTACAGAGCAGCGAGTAGCCCCGGCGACAGCTTCCTCAAGTTTGAATGCGAATGCCCACTCCAACTATGTATATGATCTTGATGAGATCTACACGAGACCGGGAGACACTGTACGACCCGTGGACCCACTCAGCTCCTACCAAACACTGAGCAAGGAGAGTCTTAGTATTCCTCTGGAGGatactgctgctcctccagtaCCAAATCGTCCTCGCTCGCAGAACTTTATTGGAAACGGATCCATGGACAGCCCGGAGGTTCCGCCGAAACGACAGCCAACATTGAATTCTCCCAATGCTCCTCCGCTGCCTCCGCGGGGCATTACACCGGACAAGAGGGCGTCAAATCCGTTGATATTCAATGACTTCGGCTCCGGAGACGCTGTGGGGCGTCGCCAttctcagcagcagcagcagcatggccAGAAGTATTCCGTTGTTGATATTAGCTACGATGATCCAGAGGCAGATCAGCAGCCGCATTCGCTGCCGCCGAACTTCCAGGATGGAAGCGGTGGACACCTAAGCGTCTGCTTTGCCCCGAATGATTTCCGGGACTCCGGCATATCTACGACTAGCTCTAGGGAACTGAACCACATGAATCTTAACAACCTGAGCGAAGACTCATCGTCGATCTCGACCATTACTGTGCAGCATCGGGAACATTGTCGCATCAGCAGCAATGGGAGTTTGGACTATAATGCCGCAGCATCAATGAACATTACACAACGAGAGAGTTCGACGAGTTCGTTTGATGTGGAGGACTTTCcagtgccgccgccgcccattCCGCCCAAATCCTTGGCAGTGTCAAGCAACGGGGTCAACTTTTCACTCGATGAGGCCCACTCACCGCATCCCAGCACACAAGCGAACACCACACAACTCAATCACAGTCAGCACCCAAATCAGAATCATTCCACAAACAGTCACCATCATCTACAGCAGCAGAATGGAGATGGCGATGGTTATAGCACGCTGCAGCACCCGATGAACGGGCTGGGCCTGGCTACACTTCCACCACCACCTTCTGCTGTTGAAGCGCCAATGCCGGCATCTGCAATAGCCTCATCCTCATCTAGTCATCAGCACGATGGCGGCACTTTTTGA